From one Pseudomonas fluorescens genomic stretch:
- a CDS encoding PLDc N-terminal domain-containing protein — protein MGSTFNSLVGLIILALDIWAIINVIKSGASGGAKILWILLILLLPVLGLIIWAIAGPRGNVRI, from the coding sequence ATGGGTTCCACGTTCAACAGCCTGGTTGGGCTGATCATCCTTGCCCTGGACATCTGGGCGATCATCAACGTGATCAAGAGCGGTGCCAGCGGTGGCGCCAAGATTCTCTGGATCCTGCTGATTCTGCTGTTGCCGGTGCTGGGCCTGATCATCTGGGCGATTGCCGGGCCGCGGGGCAATGTACGGATTTAG
- a CDS encoding methylated-DNA--[protein]-cysteine S-methyltransferase: protein MFYRYLPSPLGPLLLAGDEQGLRMLHMDAAQPWQLTEDWQPANSQLDDVARQLDEYFARKRETFEVRVAPQGTPFQREVWQALQRIPYGTTCSYGELAQAIGNPKSVRAVGTANGANPIAIIIPCHRVIGSNGTLTGFAGGIERKQILLELEGTWLI, encoded by the coding sequence ATGTTTTATCGCTACCTTCCAAGCCCGCTGGGCCCGCTGCTCTTGGCAGGCGATGAACAGGGCTTGCGCATGCTGCACATGGACGCCGCCCAGCCGTGGCAACTGACTGAAGACTGGCAGCCGGCCAACAGCCAGCTGGACGACGTGGCGCGCCAGCTGGATGAGTACTTTGCACGCAAGCGCGAGACCTTCGAGGTGCGTGTGGCACCGCAGGGCACGCCGTTCCAGCGCGAAGTGTGGCAGGCCCTGCAGCGCATCCCCTACGGCACCACCTGCAGCTACGGCGAGCTTGCCCAGGCGATTGGCAACCCCAAGTCGGTGCGGGCGGTGGGCACTGCCAATGGCGCCAACCCGATCGCCATCATCATCCCCTGCCATCGGGTGATCGGCAGCAATGGCACCCTCACCGGGTTTGCCGGAGGGATCGAACGCAAGCAGATCCTGTTGGAACTGGAAGGGACCTGGTTGATCTGA
- a CDS encoding LTA synthase family protein, with protein sequence MANTDALSQQRAASRPLQPTLKSHLAYTLLCGLVIMLMLSLVRLALLVYNNDMIGDTPMSTVAEGFLNGLRFDLRVVVYLSIPLLLAILSARAMAARGLFRAWLTIASSIVMFLGLMEMDFYREFHQRLNGLVFQYVKEDPKTVLSMLWYGFPVVRYLLAWAFGTWLLSLLFKGIDRLTRPSGVYESQVAGTRSVAPWYVRGVVFFLVLLVAVIAARGTLRQGPPMRWGDAFTTDSNFVNQLGLNGTLTLIDAAKSRFGEDRANIWKSTIEQGLATQTVRDMLLTANDKLVDADSAAVRRDFIPPADNTLPIKNVVVILMESFAGHSVGALGSPNNITPYFDKLAKEGVLFDRFFSNGTHTHQGMFATMACYPNLPGFEYLMQTPEGGHKLSGLPALLSARDYDDVYVYNGDFAWDNQSGFFGNQGMTTFIGRNDFVNPVFSDPTWGVSDQDMFDRGNVELAKHDGKKPIYALLQTLSNHTPYALPKDLPVEKVTGQGRLDEHLTAMRYSDWALGQFFEKARKEPYFKETLFVIVGDHGFGNHQQVTELDLGRFNVPLLLIAPGIQEKFGALNHTVGTQIDIVPTIMGRLGGETRHQCWGRDLLNLPAGDQGFGMIKPSGSEQIVGLVKGDRILIESKDMSPRMYRYELGANFKAELIESPDQTELTHKLESFIQTATKSLLDNTAGVIHGTPE encoded by the coding sequence ATGGCTAACACGGACGCCTTGAGTCAACAGCGGGCTGCGTCGCGCCCGTTGCAACCGACGCTGAAATCACACCTGGCCTACACCCTGCTGTGCGGCCTGGTGATCATGCTGATGCTCAGCCTGGTCCGCCTGGCCCTGCTGGTCTACAACAATGACATGATCGGCGACACGCCGATGTCGACCGTGGCCGAGGGGTTCCTCAATGGCCTGCGTTTCGACCTGCGGGTTGTGGTGTACCTGAGCATTCCGCTGCTGCTGGCGATCCTCAGTGCCCGGGCCATGGCCGCACGAGGCCTGTTCCGGGCCTGGTTGACCATCGCCTCGAGCATCGTCATGTTCCTCGGCCTGATGGAGATGGACTTCTATCGCGAGTTCCACCAGCGCCTCAACGGTCTGGTGTTCCAGTACGTCAAGGAAGACCCGAAAACCGTGCTGAGTATGCTCTGGTACGGCTTCCCGGTGGTGCGCTACCTGCTGGCATGGGCCTTTGGCACCTGGTTGCTGAGCCTGCTGTTCAAGGGCATCGACCGCCTGACCCGGCCCAGTGGCGTGTATGAAAGCCAGGTGGCGGGCACGCGTAGCGTAGCGCCCTGGTATGTGCGCGGCGTGGTGTTCTTCCTGGTTCTGCTGGTGGCGGTCATCGCTGCCCGTGGCACCCTGCGCCAGGGCCCGCCGATGCGTTGGGGCGATGCCTTCACCACTGACTCGAACTTCGTCAACCAGCTGGGCCTGAACGGCACCCTGACCCTGATCGACGCGGCCAAGAGTCGTTTCGGCGAAGACCGCGCCAATATCTGGAAGTCGACCATCGAGCAAGGCCTGGCTACCCAGACCGTGCGCGACATGCTGCTGACCGCCAACGACAAGCTGGTCGATGCCGACAGCGCCGCAGTGCGCCGTGATTTCATCCCGCCAGCGGACAACACCCTGCCGATCAAGAACGTCGTGGTGATCCTCATGGAGAGCTTCGCCGGTCATTCGGTAGGCGCCCTGGGCAGCCCGAACAACATCACCCCGTATTTCGACAAACTGGCGAAAGAGGGTGTGCTGTTCGACCGCTTCTTCTCCAACGGCACCCATACCCACCAGGGCATGTTCGCCACTATGGCCTGTTACCCGAACCTGCCAGGCTTCGAGTACCTGATGCAGACTCCGGAAGGCGGCCACAAGCTGTCGGGCCTGCCAGCGCTGCTCAGTGCCCGTGACTACGACGACGTCTACGTCTACAACGGTGACTTTGCCTGGGACAACCAGTCCGGTTTCTTCGGCAACCAGGGCATGACCACCTTTATCGGCCGTAACGACTTCGTCAATCCGGTGTTCTCCGACCCGACCTGGGGCGTGTCGGACCAGGACATGTTCGACCGCGGCAACGTAGAGCTGGCCAAGCACGATGGCAAGAAGCCGATCTACGCGCTGCTGCAGACCCTGTCCAACCACACGCCGTATGCACTGCCCAAGGATCTGCCGGTCGAGAAGGTCACAGGCCAGGGTCGCCTGGATGAGCACCTGACCGCCATGCGCTACTCCGACTGGGCCCTGGGTCAGTTCTTCGAGAAGGCGCGCAAGGAGCCGTACTTCAAGGAGACCCTGTTCGTCATCGTTGGCGACCATGGCTTTGGCAACCACCAGCAGGTCACCGAGCTTGATCTTGGGCGCTTCAACGTGCCGCTGCTGCTGATCGCCCCGGGTATCCAGGAGAAGTTCGGTGCGCTCAACCACACCGTGGGTACCCAGATCGACATCGTGCCGACCATCATGGGCCGCCTGGGTGGCGAAACCCGTCATCAGTGCTGGGGCCGTGACCTGCTCAACCTGCCAGCCGGCGATCAGGGCTTTGGCATGATCAAGCCATCGGGTAGCGAGCAGATCGTTGGCCTGGTCAAGGGGGACCGCATCCTGATCGAGTCCAAGGACATGTCGCCACGCATGTACCGCTATGAGCTGGGTGCCAACTTCAAGGCCGAACTGATCGAAAGCCCGGACCAGACCGAGCTGACCCACAAGCTCGAGTCGTTCATCCAGACGGCGACCAAGAGCCTGCTGGACAACACCGCCGGTGTCATTCACGGCACTCCGGAGTAA
- a CDS encoding T6SS immunity protein Tli4 family protein yields the protein MLKSRASGNGGLEWRPSKKDFCVRVFVLFACLCHSVLAMADVASADYQTPPGWRTECMGRVQFDVPKDIVWHISSGYWQYYNFERPNPTITPGEEQIAYGDGLTPKQRYLVDIDVSPLTTRELFEQIRYSQTLNVEPAQQRVVKAEIKALDAVISATSSDDSGYRALLDQSIELDKKLKRIGYVHSQLILLDDLIRQFTAEGRSVAKAQVERDAFFKEQAQWPTDVEFEHERSIELGLPDAFANWYEGKLVAYLWRNQRIYRFNFHSGANTATASDALALLEPKARAVLAAFRTRAQYETPQENGFCVPYGFIADDGAPRHAITLGFNPADNPKLLHRLSMSNDDEKAVEMVPMMLDRLVANPFPGLLSIDKFGPSSVRIGAAKGRIGGARFRPHDPETLEPSAVETFRMVAGVSSSGHQPTLVLGVINEHSQPPLQFEPSRDDFLRTLQSIRALPGGHRFEAQAD from the coding sequence ATGCTCAAATCGCGCGCCTCAGGAAACGGGGGGCTGGAATGGCGCCCATCAAAAAAGGATTTTTGCGTGCGAGTATTCGTCTTGTTTGCCTGCCTGTGCCATTCAGTTTTGGCAATGGCCGATGTTGCGTCGGCGGACTACCAGACGCCCCCTGGCTGGCGTACCGAATGCATGGGCCGGGTGCAGTTCGATGTACCCAAGGATATTGTCTGGCACATTTCCAGCGGCTATTGGCAGTACTACAATTTCGAGCGGCCCAACCCCACGATCACCCCAGGTGAGGAGCAGATTGCCTACGGCGACGGCTTGACTCCCAAGCAACGCTATCTGGTTGATATCGATGTCAGCCCGTTGACCACCCGCGAGCTCTTCGAGCAGATCCGCTATTCCCAAACCCTCAACGTTGAGCCTGCGCAACAGCGGGTTGTCAAGGCAGAGATAAAGGCGCTGGATGCCGTCATCAGCGCAACCAGTAGTGACGACTCGGGCTACAGGGCACTGCTGGACCAAAGTATCGAACTGGATAAAAAGCTCAAGCGTATCGGCTATGTGCATTCTCAACTGATCTTGCTTGACGATCTGATTCGGCAATTTACTGCCGAGGGTCGGTCGGTGGCGAAGGCGCAGGTCGAGCGCGATGCCTTCTTCAAAGAACAGGCACAGTGGCCGACCGATGTAGAGTTCGAGCATGAACGTTCTATCGAGCTGGGGCTGCCGGATGCGTTTGCCAATTGGTATGAAGGCAAACTGGTAGCCTATCTGTGGCGCAACCAGCGAATCTACCGTTTCAATTTCCATAGCGGCGCCAACACGGCGACAGCATCCGATGCGCTGGCATTACTGGAACCCAAGGCACGCGCCGTGCTGGCCGCGTTCCGTACCCGGGCGCAATACGAAACTCCCCAGGAAAACGGCTTCTGTGTGCCATATGGCTTCATTGCCGACGATGGCGCACCGCGGCATGCCATCACCCTGGGCTTCAACCCGGCAGACAACCCGAAACTGCTGCACCGCCTGAGCATGAGCAACGATGATGAAAAAGCCGTCGAAATGGTCCCGATGATGCTGGATCGGCTGGTTGCCAACCCGTTTCCCGGGTTGCTCAGTATCGACAAGTTCGGGCCTTCAAGCGTGCGCATTGGTGCCGCCAAGGGTCGCATCGGCGGCGCGCGCTTTCGCCCTCATGATCCTGAAACGCTCGAACCCTCGGCCGTCGAAACGTTCAGGATGGTCGCCGGTGTCTCGTCCTCCGGGCACCAGCCCACCCTGGTGCTGGGAGTGATCAACGAGCACTCCCAGCCGCCGCTGCAGTTCGAGCCTTCCAGGGACGACTTCCTGCGCACGTTGCAAAGCATCCGCGCGCTACCAGGCGGCCATCGCTTCGAGGCGCAAGCCGACTGA
- a CDS encoding ribonuclease E inhibitor RraB: MSSQYEDISSTVLRRMKEGGFNFAQIHPIEFYAVFPDEARARRAAGKFRGESLSAQVHERDDGAWHLELSKVMFATYGGIGEFEQDFEAVIAPLGGEIEGWGVKQERQLA, encoded by the coding sequence ATGAGCAGCCAATACGAGGACATCAGCAGCACGGTCTTGCGTCGGATGAAAGAAGGGGGGTTCAACTTCGCGCAGATTCATCCCATCGAGTTTTATGCAGTATTTCCGGACGAGGCACGGGCGCGGCGAGCGGCAGGTAAGTTTCGCGGCGAATCACTCAGTGCCCAGGTACACGAGCGCGATGATGGCGCCTGGCACCTGGAGCTGAGCAAGGTGATGTTTGCAACTTATGGCGGTATCGGCGAATTCGAACAGGATTTCGAGGCGGTGATTGCCCCGCTGGGTGGTGAAATCGAAGGCTGGGGCGTCAAGCAGGAGCGCCAACTGGCCTGA
- a CDS encoding circularly permuted type 2 ATP-grasp protein has protein sequence MIRTFYDEMYAADGQVRPHYREFARWLGETPPELLAQRRREADLLFHRAGITFTLYGDEQGTERLIPFDTIPRSIPASEWRVVERGCIQRVKALNLFLADLYHDQRIIRAGIIPAEQVLANDQYQLAMQGLDLHRDIYSHISGVDLVRDSDGSYYVLEDNLRTPSGVSYMLEDRKMMMRLFPELFAAQRIAPIDHYPNLLLDTLKSSSPLGNPSVVVLTPGRFNSAFFEHAFLAREMGVELVEGADLFVRDERVFMRTTDGPKAVDVIYRRLDDAFLDPLAFNPDSMLGVPGLLAAYRCGNVVLANAIGTGVADDKSIYPYVTDMIRFYLDEEPILKNVPTWQCRKPEELSHVLAHLPELVVKETQGSGGYGMLVGPAATRAEIEAFAARIKARPAAYIAQPTLSLSTCPTFVENGIAPRHIDLRPFVLSGRETRVVPGGLTRVALREGSLVVNSSQGGGTKDTWVVED, from the coding sequence ATGATCCGCACCTTTTACGATGAGATGTACGCCGCTGACGGCCAGGTCCGTCCGCATTACCGGGAGTTCGCCCGCTGGCTGGGCGAAACCCCGCCGGAGCTGCTGGCGCAACGTCGACGTGAAGCCGACCTGCTGTTCCATCGCGCCGGTATTACCTTCACCCTCTATGGCGACGAGCAGGGCACCGAGCGCCTGATTCCCTTCGATACCATCCCGCGCAGCATCCCGGCCAGTGAGTGGCGAGTGGTCGAGCGTGGCTGCATACAACGGGTCAAGGCGCTGAACCTGTTTCTCGCCGACCTGTACCACGACCAGCGCATCATCCGCGCCGGGATCATTCCGGCCGAACAGGTGCTGGCCAACGACCAGTACCAGTTGGCCATGCAGGGCCTGGACCTGCACCGCGACATCTATTCGCACATTTCCGGGGTCGACCTGGTGCGCGACAGCGATGGCAGTTATTACGTGCTGGAGGACAACCTGCGCACCCCCAGCGGCGTCAGCTACATGCTTGAAGACCGCAAGATGATGATGCGCCTGTTCCCCGAGTTGTTCGCTGCCCAGCGCATCGCCCCCATCGATCATTACCCCAACCTGTTGCTCGATACCCTCAAGAGCTCAAGCCCCCTGGGTAACCCCAGCGTGGTGGTGCTGACCCCCGGGCGTTTCAACAGCGCTTTCTTCGAGCACGCCTTCCTCGCCCGCGAGATGGGCGTCGAGCTGGTCGAAGGCGCCGACCTGTTCGTGCGTGACGAGCGGGTATTCATGCGCACCACCGACGGCCCCAAGGCGGTCGATGTGATCTACCGACGCCTGGACGATGCCTTCCTCGACCCGCTGGCGTTCAATCCCGATTCTATGCTTGGCGTGCCCGGTCTGCTGGCGGCTTACCGCTGCGGCAACGTGGTGTTGGCCAATGCCATTGGCACGGGCGTGGCCGACGACAAGTCGATCTACCCCTATGTCACCGACATGATCCGTTTCTACCTCGATGAGGAGCCGATCCTGAAGAATGTGCCGACCTGGCAGTGCCGCAAGCCTGAGGAGCTTTCCCACGTGCTGGCGCACCTTCCGGAACTGGTGGTCAAGGAAACCCAGGGCTCCGGCGGCTACGGCATGCTGGTCGGCCCGGCGGCGACCCGTGCCGAGATCGAAGCCTTCGCCGCGCGAATCAAGGCACGGCCGGCGGCCTACATTGCTCAGCCGACGCTGTCGCTGTCGACCTGCCCGACCTTTGTCGAGAACGGTATTGCCCCACGGCATATCGATTTGCGCCCCTTCGTACTGTCCGGGCGCGAAACCCGAGTGGTGCCTGGCGGCCTGACCCGGGTTGCCCTGCGTGAAGGCTCGCTGGTGGTCAACTCGTCCCAGGGCGGCGGTACCAAGGACACCTGGGTGGTCGAGGATTAA
- a CDS encoding alpha-E domain-containing protein has protein sequence MLSRTASDLYWMSRYLERAENLARMLDVSYSLSLMPQDGRGDGLDEMAMPLLITGTLDDYLERHGQLHAERLLHFFALDPENPASIYSCLGAARASAHAVRGRITADMWENINATWLEIRGIAEQGLGRYGMSRFCEWIKERSHLFRGATYGTIMRNDAFRFIRLGTFIERADNTLRLLDARYEMLGDEAEAVSDSSARGYYQWSALLRALSSFEAYTEIYRDAPAARHVAELLLLRADVPRSLRACTEEIDLILASLPGGNGRPAQRLAAEVDACLRYTSIDEILAEGLHPWLTHYIPLVRELGNAIHSAYLEAV, from the coding sequence ATGCTGAGTAGAACTGCCTCCGATTTGTACTGGATGTCGCGTTACCTGGAGCGGGCGGAAAACCTCGCACGGATGCTCGATGTCAGCTATTCGCTGTCGCTGATGCCGCAGGACGGCCGCGGCGATGGCCTGGATGAAATGGCCATGCCGCTGTTGATCACCGGCACCCTCGACGATTACCTGGAGCGCCACGGTCAGCTGCATGCCGAGCGTCTGCTGCACTTCTTTGCCCTGGACCCGGAAAACCCGGCGAGCATCTACAGCTGCCTCGGCGCCGCGCGGGCCAGTGCCCATGCGGTACGCGGGCGGATCACCGCCGACATGTGGGAAAACATCAACGCCACCTGGCTGGAGATTCGCGGTATCGCCGAACAGGGCCTGGGCCGCTATGGCATGAGCCGTTTCTGCGAGTGGATCAAGGAGCGCTCGCACCTGTTTCGCGGCGCTACCTACGGCACCATCATGCGCAACGACGCCTTTCGCTTCATTCGCCTGGGCACCTTCATCGAGCGGGCCGACAACACCTTGCGCCTGCTTGATGCCCGCTACGAAATGCTCGGCGACGAAGCCGAGGCGGTCAGCGACAGCTCGGCGCGGGGTTACTACCAATGGAGCGCCTTGCTGCGTGCGCTGTCGTCATTCGAGGCCTACACCGAGATCTACCGTGATGCGCCAGCAGCTCGTCATGTCGCCGAGCTGTTGCTGTTGCGTGCCGACGTGCCGCGCTCGCTGCGTGCCTGCACCGAGGAGATCGACCTGATCCTCGCCAGCCTGCCTGGCGGCAACGGCCGCCCGGCCCAGCGTCTGGCCGCCGAGGTGGACGCATGCCTGCGCTACACCTCGATCGATGAAATCCTCGCCGAGGGCCTGCACCCCTGGCTGACCCATTACATCCCGCTGGTGCGTGAACTGGGTAATGCCATTCACAGTGCCTACCTGGAGGCCGTATGA
- a CDS encoding transglutaminase family protein, with the protein MRLTISHETAYHYEDQVRASIQYLRLTPHDSERQQVLSWQLDLPRPVRAQLDPFGNILHVLSLEEPHSDLVIAARGLVAIDESREAEHELQSPLPFLRFTRLTEADEALRSFASQQCRKRRDRSALIELMNALNQRMAYRPGSTAVDTSAAQAFAGGAGVCQDHTHAFLACARSLGVPARYVSGYLFDSDSQQMASHAWAEAWLEDAWYSFDVTNQLARPERHLKLAVGLDYLDACPVRGMRRGGGLEQMHAKVLVTPTLNAQQQ; encoded by the coding sequence ATGAGACTGACCATTAGCCACGAAACCGCCTACCACTACGAAGACCAGGTGCGCGCCAGTATCCAGTACCTGCGCCTGACCCCGCACGACAGTGAGCGCCAGCAGGTGCTCAGCTGGCAGTTGGACCTGCCGCGGCCGGTGCGGGCGCAACTGGACCCGTTCGGCAACATCCTCCATGTGCTGAGCCTGGAGGAACCGCATTCGGACCTGGTCATCGCTGCCCGCGGTCTGGTGGCCATCGACGAAAGCCGCGAAGCCGAGCATGAGCTGCAATCGCCGCTGCCGTTCCTGCGCTTCACCCGCCTGACCGAGGCCGACGAAGCCTTGCGCAGCTTCGCCAGCCAGCAATGCCGCAAGCGCCGCGACCGCTCGGCCTTGATCGAGTTGATGAATGCGCTGAACCAGCGCATGGCCTACCGGCCCGGCAGCACCGCTGTGGATACCAGTGCCGCCCAGGCGTTCGCCGGCGGGGCCGGGGTGTGCCAGGACCACACCCATGCCTTCCTGGCCTGCGCGCGTAGCCTGGGCGTTCCGGCGCGCTACGTGTCCGGCTACCTGTTCGACAGCGACAGCCAGCAGATGGCCAGCCACGCCTGGGCCGAGGCCTGGCTGGAGGATGCCTGGTACAGCTTCGATGTCACCAACCAATTGGCCCGGCCCGAACGGCACCTGAAGCTGGCGGTGGGCCTGGACTACCTGGATGCCTGTCCGGTGCGTGGCATGCGCCGCGGTGGCGGTTTGGAGCAGATGCACGCCAAGGTGTTGGTGACCCCGACCCTCAACGCCCAGCAGCAGTAA
- a CDS encoding cytochrome c has product MRHCFSVLFALLCLPLQAAQLTLDLGNGSRQWQSAELLAHPLAQDIQIDNDVSYKRTMHYRAVPLAALLQGVQADDHLQAVALDGFAAEMPAAPLLKDGPARAWLAIEDPAKPWPTLAKGKAGAGPFYLVWTNPQAGRISPEQWPFQVASIRRLAGVAERFPAMRPAPGLSADDPVNQGFAVFQKNCLACHRLNGAGDAQFGPDLNLPHNPSEYFQADFLRRYIRDPQSLRQWPQAKMPGFAATVISDAELDALLAYLSHMATRKP; this is encoded by the coding sequence ATGCGCCATTGCTTTAGCGTGCTCTTTGCCCTGCTCTGCCTGCCCTTGCAAGCGGCGCAATTGACCCTGGACCTGGGCAACGGCAGCCGCCAATGGCAGAGCGCCGAGCTGCTCGCGCACCCGTTGGCGCAGGATATCCAGATCGACAACGACGTTTCCTACAAGAGAACCATGCATTACCGCGCGGTGCCATTGGCTGCCCTCCTGCAGGGAGTGCAGGCCGATGATCACCTGCAGGCCGTCGCCCTCGATGGTTTTGCCGCCGAGATGCCCGCCGCACCCTTGCTCAAGGACGGCCCAGCGCGGGCCTGGCTGGCCATCGAAGACCCGGCAAAACCCTGGCCAACACTGGCCAAGGGCAAAGCCGGCGCCGGGCCGTTTTATCTGGTCTGGACTAACCCGCAAGCCGGGCGCATCAGCCCCGAACAATGGCCTTTTCAGGTCGCCAGCATTCGCCGCCTGGCTGGCGTGGCCGAGCGCTTCCCGGCCATGCGCCCAGCACCCGGGCTGAGCGCCGACGACCCGGTCAATCAGGGTTTTGCCGTGTTCCAGAAGAACTGCCTGGCCTGCCATCGCCTTAACGGCGCCGGTGACGCTCAGTTTGGCCCGGACCTGAACCTGCCGCACAACCCGAGCGAATACTTCCAGGCCGATTTTCTCAGGCGCTATATCCGCGACCCACAAAGCCTGCGCCAGTGGCCCCAGGCGAAAATGCCCGGATTTGCCGCAACCGTCATCAGCGACGCCGAGCTGGACGCACTGCTTGCGTACCTGAGCCATATGGCCACGCGCAAACCCTGA
- a CDS encoding amidotransferase, with the protein MSLRICILETDVLRPELVEQYQGYGRMFEQLFTRQPIAAEFRVYNVLNDEYPDDDQVFDAYLVTGSKADSFGDDPWIHKLKAFLLERYQRGDKLLGVCFGHQLLALLLGGKSERAHQGWGVGTHRYVMNAKAPWMSPQVEELTLLISHQDQVTRLPENATVIASSDFCPNAAYHIGDQVLCFQGHPEFIHDYSRALLELRQENLGQEVYRKGIDSLAHEHQGSTVAEWMMRFVAHKPRGRSA; encoded by the coding sequence ATGTCGCTACGCATCTGCATCCTGGAAACCGACGTCCTGCGACCGGAGCTGGTCGAGCAGTATCAGGGCTACGGACGGATGTTCGAGCAGTTGTTTACCCGCCAGCCAATCGCCGCCGAGTTTCGCGTCTACAACGTGTTGAACGACGAATACCCCGATGATGACCAGGTGTTCGATGCCTACCTGGTCACTGGCAGCAAGGCCGACTCGTTCGGTGATGATCCGTGGATACACAAGCTCAAGGCGTTCCTGCTGGAGCGCTATCAGCGTGGCGACAAATTGCTTGGCGTGTGTTTTGGTCATCAGTTGCTGGCGCTGCTGCTGGGCGGCAAGAGCGAACGCGCGCACCAGGGCTGGGGGGTAGGTACCCACCGTTACGTGATGAATGCCAAGGCGCCGTGGATGAGCCCGCAGGTCGAAGAGCTGACCTTGCTGATCAGTCATCAGGACCAGGTCACCCGCCTGCCGGAAAACGCCACGGTGATCGCCTCCAGCGATTTCTGCCCCAACGCGGCTTATCACATCGGCGATCAGGTGCTGTGCTTCCAGGGCCACCCGGAGTTCATCCACGACTATTCGCGGGCGCTGCTGGAGCTGCGTCAGGAAAACCTCGGCCAGGAGGTGTACCGCAAGGGTATCGACAGCCTGGCGCACGAGCACCAGGGCAGCACGGTGGCCGAATGGATGATGCGCTTCGTCGCGCACAAGCCCCGGGGCCGTTCGGCCTGA
- a CDS encoding magnesium and cobalt transport protein CorA: MGRVVAAAVYSAGRKVTNISLDEGSQWASKPGHFVWIGLEEPDAQELANLQRQFNLHELAIEDALEKHSRPKLETFGDALFIVTYSPVRHEGKLEFIETHIFAGNGYIITARNGHSKSYALVRQRCEARPLLLEHGEDFVLYALLDFVTENYQPVSEAIHGEIEELERSVLSGSLKEEDIQRIHSLRRDILRLRRYVAPMVEVSEELQRLTFPFIDKNMRPYFRDVQIHVTRQMEDLAGIRDIASQTIEIGMLLESSRQSIVQRKFAAWAAILAFPTAVAGIYGMNFQNMPELSWHYGYFAVLGGIAVGCTALYASFKRSGWL; the protein is encoded by the coding sequence ATGGGTCGAGTCGTTGCAGCGGCGGTGTACAGCGCCGGCAGAAAAGTCACCAATATCAGTCTCGATGAAGGCAGCCAGTGGGCGAGCAAACCCGGGCATTTTGTCTGGATTGGCCTGGAAGAGCCCGACGCCCAGGAACTGGCCAACCTGCAGCGCCAGTTCAACCTGCACGAACTGGCCATCGAAGACGCGCTGGAAAAGCACAGCCGGCCCAAGCTCGAGACCTTCGGCGATGCCCTGTTCATCGTCACCTATTCGCCGGTGCGCCACGAAGGCAAGCTGGAGTTCATCGAAACCCACATCTTTGCCGGCAACGGCTACATCATCACCGCCCGCAACGGTCACTCGAAATCCTACGCCCTGGTGCGCCAACGCTGTGAGGCCCGGCCGTTGCTGCTCGAGCACGGCGAAGACTTCGTGCTCTATGCCCTGCTGGACTTCGTCACCGAAAACTACCAGCCGGTCAGCGAAGCCATTCATGGCGAGATCGAGGAGCTGGAGCGCAGCGTGCTCAGCGGCTCGCTCAAGGAAGAAGACATCCAGCGCATCCACAGCCTGCGTCGCGACATCTTGCGCCTGCGCCGCTACGTGGCACCGATGGTTGAGGTCAGCGAAGAACTGCAGCGCCTGACCTTCCCCTTCATCGACAAGAACATGCGCCCGTACTTTCGCGATGTGCAGATCCACGTCACCCGGCAGATGGAAGACCTGGCCGGGATTCGCGATATCGCCAGCCAGACCATCGAGATCGGCATGCTGCTGGAGTCATCACGCCAGAGCATCGTCCAGCGCAAGTTCGCCGCCTGGGCGGCAATCCTGGCATTCCCCACCGCGGTGGCGGGGATCTACGGGATGAACTTTCAGAACATGCCGGAGCTGAGCTGGCACTACGGCTATTTTGCCGTACTGGGCGGGATCGCCGTGGGCTGCACGGCGTTGTACGCGAGCTTCAAGCGCTCCGGCTGGCTGTAA